The Buteo buteo chromosome 23, bButBut1.hap1.1, whole genome shotgun sequence genome includes a window with the following:
- the MYMK gene encoding protein myomaker, which produces MGSLVAKLLLPTISTLVFLPTISIAAKRRFHMEAMVYFFTMFFVAIYHACDGPGLSVLCFMRYDILEYFSIYGTALSIWVSLMALAEFDEPKRSTFVMFGVLTIAVRIYHDRWGYGVYSGPIGTAVLVITVKWLQKMKEKKGLYPDKSVYTQQIGPGFCFGALALMLRFFFEEWDYTYVHSFYHCALAMAFVLLLPKENKKAGSAGTPARLDCSTLCCCV; this is translated from the exons ATGGGTTCACTGGTGGCCAAGCTCCTTCTGCCCACCATCAGCACCTTGGTCTTCCTCCCCACCATCAGCATCGCGGCCAAGCGGCGCTTCCACATGGAAGCCATGGTTTACTTCTTCACCATGTTCTTCGTGGCG atttacCATGCATGTGATGGTCCCGGCTTATCAGTGCTGTGCTTCATGCGCTATGATATCCTGGAGTACTTCAGCATCTATGGAACAGCTCTGTCCATCTGGGTGTCCCTGATGG CCCTGGCAGAGTTTGACGAGCCGAAGAGATCGACCTTCGTCATGTTCGGCGTCCTCACCATCGCCGTGAGGATCTACCACGACCGCTGGGGCTACGGTGTCTACTCGGGACCCATCGGGACGGCCGTTCTGGTGATAACCGTGAAATGG ctacaaaagatgaaagagaagaaagggctCTACCCAGACAAGAGCGTCTACACCCAACAGATCGGTCCTGGCTTCTGTTTCGGGGCGTTAGCACTGATGCTGCGGTTCTTCTTCGAG GAGTGGGATTACACCTACGTGCACAGCTTCTATCACTGCGCCTTGGCCATGgcctttgtgctgctgctgcccaaggAGAACAAGAAGGCCGGGAGCGCCGGGACCCCCGCCAGGCTCGACTGCTCCACGCTCTGCTGCTGCGTCTGA